In a single window of the Elaeis guineensis isolate ETL-2024a chromosome 6, EG11, whole genome shotgun sequence genome:
- the LOC105047298 gene encoding transcription factor RAX1-like, producing the protein MGRAPCCDKANVKRGPWSPDEDAVLRNYLQKHGTGGNWIALPQKAGLKRCGKSCRLRWLNYLRPDIKHGGFTEEEDNIICTLYNKIGSRWSVIASQLPGRTDNDVKNYWNTKLKKKMMASNVTSTSTPPSQPSVLPAIKTEDHGSGADSSKSLGTDYGFTYDSQKLYTEITQFSMMGLMEQPDFSGSAIISPPPEDISIASSSITVDSNSGNGYINWSTDGVVGDDALLFGDFFGGYGFQEGMGVVSPCYYSNLNSM; encoded by the exons ATGGGGAGAGCACCGTGTTGTGACAAGGCTAATGTGAAGAGAGGGCCATGGTCTCCAGACGAAGATGCAGTCCTTAGAAACTATCTTCAGAAGCATGGGACTGGTGGGAACTGGATTGCTTTACCCCAGAAAGCAG GCCTCAAACGTTGCGGCAAGAGTTGCCGCCTCCGATGGCTCAATTATCTCCGGCCAGACATCAAGCACGGCGGTTTCACTGAGGAAGAAGACAACATCATTTGCACTCTCTACAACAAAATTGGAAGCAG GTGGTCTGTTATTGCTTCCCAGTTGCCAGGAAGAACGGACAATgatgtcaagaattattggaatactaagctcaagaagaagatgatgGCTAGCAACGTCACCTCCACCTCAACACCACCATCCCAACCTAGTGTCCTCCCGGCCATCAAGACTGAGGACCATGGCAGCGGCGCTGACTCTTCGAAAAGCCTCGGGACAGACTATGGCTTCACTTATGACTCCCAGAAGTTGTACACAGAGATCACACAGTTCTCCATGATGGGCCTGATGGAGCAGCCTGATTTCAGTGGGAGCGCGATCATATCACCACCACCAGAAGATATCTCGATAGCTTCATCGTCTATCACGGTCGACAGCAACAGTGGCAATGGCTACATTAATTGGTCCACCGATGGAGTTGTTGGTGATGATGCACTCCTCTTTGGTGACTTTTTTGGTGGCTATGGCTTCCAAGAGGGGATGGGAGTGGTGTCCCCATGCTATTATTCAAACTTAAACAGCATGTGA
- the LOC105047297 gene encoding LOW QUALITY PROTEIN: meiotic nuclear division protein 1 homolog (The sequence of the model RefSeq protein was modified relative to this genomic sequence to represent the inferred CDS: inserted 2 bases in 2 codons) has protein sequence MSKKRGLSLEEKREQILQIFYESQDFFLLKELEKLGPKKGVISQSVXDVVQSLVDDDLVLKDKIGTSVYFWSLPSCAGNQLRNTYSKLESDLSSCRKRFAELVEQRDXLKKGREESDEREAALKELKTVELQHKKLKEELACYADNDPAALEAMKNGIEVAHSAANRWTDNIFTLQQWCSTNFPEAKEQLEHLYKEVGITDDFEYLQ, from the exons ATG TCAAAGAAAAGAGGCCTCTCTTTGGAGGAGAAACGTGAGCAGATTCTTCAAATCTTTTATGAGTCCCAGGACTTCTTTCTT CTTAAAGAGCTTGAGAAATTGGGTCCTAAGAAGGGTGTGATCAGCCAGTCTG AAGATGTTGTCCAAAGTCTAGTGGATGATGACCTGGTTCTGAAGGATAAAATAGGCACTTCT GTATACTTTTGGAGCCTTCCTAGTTGTGCTGGAAATCAG CTAAGGAATACTTACAGCAAACTGGAATCTGATCTTTCAAGCTGTAGGAAGCGTTTTGCTGAACTTGTTGAACAGAGGG ACCTGAAGAAAGGCAGGGAGGAATCT GATGAAAGAGAAGCTGCTTTAAAGGAACTGAAGACTGTGGAACTACAGCATAAAAAGCTGAAG GAAGAGTTGGCATGCTATGCAGATAATGATCCAGCTGCACTTGAAGCAATGA AAAATGGAATTGAGGTTGCTCATTCAGCAGCTAACAGATGGACAG ACAACATATTTACCCTACAGCAATGGTGTTCAACCAACTTTCCAGAAGCCAAGGAGCAACTTGAACACTTGTACAAGGAG GTGGGAATAACAGATGATTTTGAATATTTGCAATGA